The following proteins are co-located in the Chryseobacterium daecheongense genome:
- a CDS encoding ACP phosphodiesterase gives MNYLAHSFLSFTDQQIVGQFLEDFIRNKERFSFPKEIQDGITLHRAIDTFTDSHPAIHEAKKIFSPLVRLYAGAFVDVSMDHFLANDFSLNSLQGWKNHSLRVYKALNENQEWLPENFKRMLVKMETEDWLYNYREDWGIKFSIQNVLNKAQYLEKDIPVFEAFLKNKDLLQECYNNFFPDLLEHTRGINALLQIDN, from the coding sequence ATGAATTATTTAGCACATTCTTTTCTCTCTTTTACAGATCAGCAAATTGTCGGACAGTTTCTCGAAGATTTCATCAGAAACAAAGAGCGGTTCTCATTTCCAAAAGAAATTCAGGATGGGATTACCTTACACAGAGCTATTGATACTTTTACAGACTCCCATCCGGCTATTCATGAAGCTAAAAAAATATTCAGCCCTTTGGTAAGACTATATGCAGGAGCATTTGTAGATGTATCTATGGATCATTTTCTGGCTAATGACTTCAGTCTTAATTCACTGCAAGGCTGGAAAAACCATTCCCTCCGGGTTTACAAGGCTCTTAATGAAAATCAAGAATGGCTTCCTGAAAATTTTAAGAGAATGTTAGTAAAGATGGAAACAGAGGATTGGCTATATAATTACAGAGAAGATTGGGGAATAAAATTCAGTATTCAAAATGTTCTTAACAAAGCACAATATCTGGAGAAAGATATTCCTGTATTCGAAGCATTTTTAAAAAATAAAGATCTTCTTCAGGAATGTTACAATAATTTTTTTCCGGATTTACTTGAGCATACAAGAGGAATCAATGCTCTTTTACAAATAGACAATTAA
- a CDS encoding HupE/UreJ family protein yields the protein MQDFLFYLKLGWEHIISLDALDHQLFVLALIAVYSYKDLKKILILVTAFTIGHSITLALSILDIVRVPSNWVEFLIPLTIVLTALGNIIMKNKKQALDKTNYYLALFFGLIHGMGFANTARVMIAKSQSIAIPLLGFNIGLEVGQIVIVCAILILLFIALTLFKINRKDWILFISSGVFALALKMTIERIPF from the coding sequence ATGCAGGACTTTTTATTCTATTTAAAACTTGGTTGGGAACATATCATTTCTTTAGATGCGCTTGATCACCAACTTTTTGTTTTAGCTTTAATTGCGGTTTATTCTTATAAGGATCTCAAGAAAATTCTAATCCTGGTGACAGCATTCACAATAGGTCATTCCATAACATTAGCATTAAGTATCCTTGATATAGTAAGAGTGCCTTCAAATTGGGTAGAGTTTTTAATTCCGCTAACAATAGTCCTTACAGCATTAGGTAATATTATTATGAAGAATAAAAAGCAGGCCCTGGACAAAACAAATTATTACCTGGCTTTATTTTTCGGACTTATTCACGGAATGGGATTTGCCAATACTGCAAGAGTGATGATTGCAAAAAGCCAGAGTATTGCGATTCCTCTTTTAGGATTTAATATTGGTTTGGAAGTAGGACAGATTGTAATTGTTTGTGCTATTTTAATCTTGCTGTTTATTGCATTAACATTATTCAAAATTAATAGAAAAGATTGGATACTCTTTATATCGTCCGGTGTTTTTGCCCTGGCATTAAAAATGACAATAGAAAGAATTCCATTTTAA